Proteins from one Nicotiana tabacum cultivar K326 chromosome 23, ASM71507v2, whole genome shotgun sequence genomic window:
- the LOC107767970 gene encoding uncharacterized protein LOC107767970, producing the protein MTKTKHHFRERIKSFFGSHVDQEKDEELKGTKAEIEGKIQRILAHLKGEDGRDQKEPLVELVEDFQNHYQSLYARYDHLTGKLRENAHGKHEKDSSSSSSDSDSDYSTRKKGKKNGKMEFADVTDGVKEELASANLEIVELKAQLMAAKEEKEALHLEHQSALSKLQAAETTISSLNSEGERLKEENLKLLFDNAELKENLEKSAKLEAGLMQKLDEIIRERESLLSKKEAMGNSISEGNSTIEELRTTVGQLTEEKETLQVELYALKTELPSVKEQLDSAEKEIAQLSQMQKATEEDNSSLSSRILQLTEEIGQAQQKIQDLVTESDQLKGMLDEKENELSTYKEIHEAHKNESSTRLRGMEVEIDSLQSQRSEIEKQKEDELSVLLKKLEEKEEEFASQMEALTTKINDMQLEIESLHELKGKLEEQMEQQRNKTSAELEDLTNKVNEKDQELKSLCSQKLELEAELEKKAQENAEFSSEIESLKQDMANKSADSLKILEEKESSLSQLKDLEVELKSLQNLKCELEEQLTSKDELVAQMKSDKEMMQDKISEIERALTERESELAILKKKSEDGETESSAQIAALTLQVSNLQEQLENLQIHKSEIESQLEAKTGETSEYLIQLENLKGELAVKASDSQRMLEEKEGLVVQVREENGSLLSKISELENALVEKVDKHGTLQKKLEDVQNEASTQTVTLTEEVNELRQQIELLQTEKSQLELITERGKQESTVSLAQAENQNTELSQKIVDLEIKLKEQEEAFGKLVEEKDGLVVQVNDLQAEVKSLCEQKSTLEENISSANNENNLLTEEKGSFLSKLSELENTLVEKVDEHGALQQKLEDVQNEASTQILALTEEVNELRQQIELLHTEKSQLELVTERGKQESTESLAQAENQNIELSQKIVDLETKLKEQEEAHRQLVEEKDGLVVQVNDLQAEVKSLSEQKSTLEENISSRNDEKNLLTEEKGSFLLKISELENALAEKVEEHQALQKILEDMQNDTSAQIVVLTEEANKSRQQIELLQTEKDQLELLIERGKQESTQTLAQAENQHTELSQKIVDREMKLKEHEEAFGKLGEEQKQLEGLLQEYKENLKLAERKIEEITEEYQKNLESKDQKIDELDDKIEDLKRDLEMKGDEMSTLLENVRNAEVKLRLTNQKLRVTEQLLTEKEEDHRKKEEKLMQHQRLLEERIATLSGVVAAYKETQVKIIADVSDKVNDTLNEMDTFNMKYEEDTGHLESRIYEILNELKVALNWIKEAGEEKKQLKKEIDTLVQQLKDEKECTSVLREKVEELAKAEQSEVNQRGSLTETVHQLEEKIATLQKLTADKDEKMVEYEKKMNDKDKGILDLSEEKREAIRQLCIWIDYHQSRYDGLIEMISKTRGRRQVTA; encoded by the exons ATGACAAAGACAAAGCACCACTTCAGGGAAAGAATTAAATCCTTTTTTGGAAGTCATGTTGATCAAGAGAAAGATGAGGAGCTGAAAGGAACAAAAGCAG AAATTGAAGGCAAAATTCAGAGGATCTTGGCTCATCTTAAAGGAGAAGATGGCAGAGATCAGAAAGAACCACTGGTGGAGCTAGTTGAAGATTTTCAAAATCATTACCAATCACTGTATGCTCGTTACGATCATCTCACTGGAAAACTGAGGGAAAATGCACATGGAAAACATGAGAAAGATAGTTCTTCCTCCAGCTCAGACTCAGATTCAGATTACAGTACTAGGAAAAAAGGCAAGAAAAATGGTAAAATGGAATTCGCAGATGTAACAGATGGCGTCAAGGAAGAACTGGCAAGCGCAAATCTAGAAATAGTTGAATTGAAGGCTCAGTTAATGGCTGCGAAAGAAGAAAAGGAGGCCTTGCACTTGGAGCACCAGAGCGCTTTGAGCAAATTACAAGCAGCAGAAACAACAATCAGCAGTTTGAATAGTGAAGGTGAAAGGTTGAAGGAGGAAAATCTAAAGCTTCTTTTTGATAATGCGGAACTCAAAGAGAATTTGGAGAAATCTGCAAAATTAGAAGCTGGATTAATGCAGAAGCTGGACGAGATAATTAGAGAAAGAGAAAGCTTACTCTCGAAGAAAGAAGCCATGGGAAACAGCATATCAGAAGGCAATAGTACTATCGAAGAATTAAGAACCACTGTGGGGCAGTTGACGGAAGAGAAAGAAACCTTACAGGTAGAATTATACGCCCTAAAAACCGAACTTCCCTCAGTGAAGGAACAACTAGATTCTGCTGAAAAAGAAATAGCTCAGCTAAGTCAAATGCAAAAGGCCACAGAGGAAGACAATTCTTCACTATCCTCAAGGATTTTACAGCTCACGGAGGAGATAGGACAAGCTCAACAAAAGATCCAAGACCTTGTGACTGAATCTGACCAGCTAAAGGGGATGCTAGATGAGAAAGAAAATGAGCTCTCTACTTATAAGGAGATACACGAGGCTCACAAAAATGAATCATCAACTCGATTAAGAGGCATGGAGGTGGAGATTGATTCGTTGCAGTCTCAGAGATCAGAAATAGAGAAACAGAAGGAAGATGAGCTCTCCGTATTGCTGAAGAAACTTGAGGAAAAGGAGGAGGAATTCGCATCCCAGATGGAAGCTCTGACAACAAAGATAAACGATATGCAACTTGAAATTGAATCCTTACATGAACTGAAAGGCAAGCTGGAGGAGCAAATGGAGCAACAAAGAAACAAGACGTCAGCTGAACTTGAGGACTTAACAAACAAGGTGAATGAAAAGGACCAAGAATTGAAGTCCCTTTGTAGCCAGAAACTTGAATTGGAAGCAGAATTGGAGAAGAAAGCACAAGAAAATGCAGAATTCTCAAGTGAGATAGAGAGTCTCAAGCAGGATATGGCAAACAAATCTGCAGATTCACTGAAAATTCTGGAAGAGAAAGAAAGTTCTCTTTCACAACTGAAGGACCTAGAAGTGGAGCTAAAATCACTTCAAAATCTGAAATGTGAGTTGGAAGAGCAGCTGACAAGCAAAGATGAGCTGGTTGCTCAGATGAAAAGCGACAAGGAGATGATGCAAGATAAAATTTCTGAAATTGAGAGGGCATTAACCGAGAGAGAAAGTGAACTAGCAATTCTGAAGAAGAAATCTGAAGATGGAGAAACTGAATCATCCGCTCAGATTGCTGCCTTAACTTTGCAGGTGAGCAATCTGCAGGAGCAGTTGGAGAATTTGCAAATTCACAAGTCCGAAATAGAGTCTCAACTTGAGGCAAAAACTGGAGAAACATCAGAATACCTCATCCAGTTGGAAAATTTGAAGGGGGAATTAGCAGTGAAGGCATCAGATAGCCAGAGAATGCTGGAAGAGAAGGAAGGCCTAGTGGTACAGGTCAGGGAGGAAAACGGAAGTCTCCTAAGCAAAATATCAGAACTGGAGAATGCATTAGTTGAGAAAGTGGACAAGCATGGAACCTTGCAAAAGAAGCTAGAGGATGTGCAGAATGAAGCTTCTACTCAGACTGTTACCTTGACAGAAGAAGTTAATGAGTTAAGGCAGCAGATAGAATTACTGCAGACTGAGAAAAGCCAGCTGGAGTTGATAACTGAAAGAGGTAAACAAGAATCCACTGTAAGTTTGGCACAAGCAGAGAATCAGAACACAGAATTATCACAAAAGATTGTGGATCTGGAAATAAAGCTGAAAGAACAGGAGGAAGCATTTGGGAAGTTGGTAGAAGAGAAGGACGGTCTTGTGGTACAGGTCAATGATCTCCAGGCTGAAGTGAAGTCTCTTTGTGAACAGAAGAGTACATTGGAAGAAAACATAAGCAGTGCAAACAATGAGAACAATCTGCTGACAGAAGAAAAGGGAAGTTTCCTGAGCAAACTATCTGAACTGGAGAATACATTAGTAGAGAAAGTTGATGAGCATGGAGCCTTGCAACAGAAGCTGGAGGATGTGCAAAATGAAGCTTCTACTCAGATTCTTGCCTTGACAGAAGAAGTTAATGAGTTAAGGCAGCAGATAGAATTACTGCACACTGAGAAAAGCCAGCTGGAGTTGGTAACTGAAAGAGGTAAACAAGAATCCACTGAAAGTTTGGCACAAGCAGAGAACCAGAACATAGAATTATCACAAAAGATTGTGGATCTGGAAACAAAGCTGAAAGAGCAGGAAGAAGCGCACAGGCAGTTGGTGGAAGAGAAGGATGGACTAGTGGTACAGGTCAATGATCTCCAGGCTGAAGTGAAGTCTCTTTCTGAACAAAAGAGTACATTGGAAGAAAACATAAGCAGTAGAAACGATGAGAAAAATCTGCTGACGGAAGAAAAGGGAAGTTTCCTCCTTAAAATATCTGAACTGGAGAATGCATTAGCCGAGAAAGTGGAGGAGCATCAAGCATTGCAAAAGATACTAGAAGATATGCAAAATGATACTTCTGCACAAATTGTTGTCTTGACAGAAGAAGCGAACAAGTCAAGGCAGCAGATAGAATTACTGCAAACTGAGAAAGACCAGCTGGAATTGCTAATTGAAAGAGGTAAACAAGagtccactcaaactttggcacAAGCAGAGAATCAGCACACCGAATTATCACAAAAGATAGTGGATCGGGAAATGAAGCTGAAAGAGCATGAGGAAGCGTTTGGAAAGCTGGGCGAGGAGCAAAAACAGCTTGAAGGTTTGCTGCAGGAGTACAAGGAAAATCTTAAACTTGCAGAAAGGAAGATTGAAGAGATAACAGAAGAATACCAAAAGAATCTTGAAAGTAAAGATCAGAAAATAGACGAACTGGATGACAAGATTGAAGATCTGAAGAGGGATCTAGAAATGAAAGGAGATGAAATGAGCACACTATTGGAGAATGTCCGGAACGCTGAGGTTAAGCTACGATTAACCAACCAGAAGCTTCGGGTGACTGAGCAGTTGCTGACTGAGAAAGAAGAGGACCACAGGAAGAAAGAAGAGAAGTTAATGCAACATCAAAGGCTACTGGAAGAGAGGATTGCAACATTATCAGGAGTTGTTGCTGCTTACAAGGAAACTCAAGTGAAAATAATAGCAGACGTTTCAGATAAGGTGAATGACACTCTGaatgaaatggacacattcaatatGAAGTATGAGGAAGACACTGGTCACTTGGAGTCCCGCATTTATGAAATATTGAATGAGCTTAAGGTTGCTTTGAACTGGATAAAAGAAGCAGGTGAAGAAAAGAAGCAGCTGAAGAAGGAAATCGATACTCTAGTGCAGCAACTGAAAGACGAGAAAGAATGTACATCAGTGTTAAGAGAGAAGGTTGAAGAATTAGCAAAAGCAGAGCAAAGCGAGGTGAATCAAAGGGGGAGTTTGACAGAAACTGTTCACCAACTTGAAGAAAAGATAGCTACACTGCAGAAACTGACAGCAGATAAGGATGAAAAGATGGTAGAGTATGAAAAGAAGATGAATGACAAAGATAAGGGAATCTTAGACTTGAGTGAGGAAAAAAGGGAGGCGATACGACAGTTGTGTATATGGATTGATTACCACCAGAGTCGATATGATGGTCTTATAGAGATGATCTCAAAGACTAGGGGAAGAAGGCAAGTAACTGCTTGA